In a genomic window of Echeneis naucrates chromosome 4, fEcheNa1.1, whole genome shotgun sequence:
- the klhl26 gene encoding kelch-like protein 26, which produces MPAAQSPKMAESDGGDFAANRPQNGMANKNSTLRCTFSAPSHSTTLLQGLSILRAQGQLLDVVLAINEERFQVHKAVLAACSDYFRAMFTGGMRESNQDTIELKGLSARGLKHIIDFAYSAEVTLDLDCIQDVLGAAVFLQMVPVVELCEEFLKSAMSVETCLHIGQMATAFSLSSLKESVDTFTFRHFLQIAKEEDFLHIPMERLTFLLQSNKLKNCSEIDLFHAAIRWLQYDESRRAQASSVLCFVRFPLMRSSELVDSVQTVDIMVEDVLCRQYLLEGFNYQILPFRQHEMQSARTLIRSDVMSLITFGGTPYTDNDRTVSTKVFYLPDIASRQFKELTEMEAGCSHACVAVLDNFVYVVGGQHLQYRSGEGAVDCCFRYDPHLSRWLRIQPLQEARIQFQLNVLHGQLYATGGRNRSGSLSSVECYCPKKNEWTYVEPMKRRIWGHAGTPCGEKLYVSGGYGVSLDDKKTLHCYDPGSDQWDFKAPMNEPRVLHAMISTRDRVYALGGRMDHVDRCFDVLAVEYYVPENDQWTTVSPMRAGQSEAGCCLLDRKIYIIGGYNWHLNNVTSIVQVYNTETDEWERDLHFPESFAGIACTPIILPQNTTQR; this is translated from the exons tATGGCTAATAAGAACAGCACCCTGCGCTGCACCTTCTCAGCCCCGAGCCACAGCACCACGCTCCTTCAGGGCCTGTCCATCCTTCGGGCTCAGGGCCAGCTCCTGGACGTTGTGCTGGCCATCAACGAGGAGCGTTTCCAGGTCCACAAAGCCGTCCTGGCTGCCTGCAGTGATTACTTCAG AGCGATGTTTACAGGAGGAATGAGGGAGTCAAATCAGGACACCATTGAGCTGAAGGGGTTGTCTGCCCGAGGTCTGAAACACATTATCGACTTTGCCTACAGTGCAGAGGTCACATTAGACCTGGACTGTATCCAGGACGTCCTGGGAGCCGCCGTGTTTCTGCAGATGGTCCCGGTTGTGGAGCTCTGTGAAGAGTTCCTTAAGTCGGCGATGAGCGTGGAGACCTGCCTGCACATCGGTCAGATGGCAACCGCCTTCAGCCTGTCCTCCCTTAAGGAGTCGGTGGACACCTTCACATTTCGTCACTTCCTCCAAATCGCCAAAGAGGAGGACTTTCTGCACATTCCCATGGAGCGCCTTACCTTCCTCCTGCAGAgcaacaaactgaaaaactgtAGCGAGATTGACCTCTTCCACGCTGCCATCCGGTGGCTCCAGTATGACGAGTCTCGTCGAGCTCAAGCCAGTAGCGTCCTTTGCTTTGTCCGTTTCCCGCTCATGCGTTCCTCAGAGCTGGTGGACAGTGTCCAAACTGTGGACATCATGGTGGAGGATGTGCTGTGCCGCCAGTATCTCCTTGAGGGCTTCAATTACCAAATCCTTCCTTTCCGACAGCACGAGATGCAGTCTGCACGGACGCTCATTCGCTCCGACGTCATGTCGCTCATCACCTTTGGTGGAACACCGTACACCGACAACGACCGCACGGTGAGCACCAAGGTGTTCTATCTCCCTGACATCGCTTCCCGCCAGTTCAAAGAGCTGACAGAGATGGAGGCCGGGTGCAGTCATGCTTGCGTTGCTGTGCTCGATAACTTTGTGTACGTGGTCGGTGGGCAGCACTTGCAGTACCGCAGCGGCGAGGGCGCCGTGGACTGCTGTTTCCGCTATGACCCACACCTCAGCCGTTGGCTGCGTATCCAACCCCTGCAGGAGGCCCGCATCCAGTTTCAGCTCAATGTGCTGCATGGACAGCTGTACGCCACTGGGGGGCGCAATCGATCTGGCAGCCTGTCGTCTGTGGAATGTTACTGCCCGAAGAAGAACGAGTGGACTTATGTGGAGCCGATGAAGCGCAGGATTTGGGGTCATGCAGGAACTCCGTGTGGAGAAAAGCTTTATGTCTCAGGAGGTTACGGTGTCTCGCTTGATGACAAAAAGACTCTTCACTGTTACGATCCGGGCTCAGACCAGTGGGATTTCAAAGCTCCCATGAACGAACCCAGAGTCCTGCATGCCATGATCAGCACCAGGGATCGGGTCTACGCCCTGGGCGGTCGCATGGACCATGTGGACCGCTGTTTTGACGTGCTGGCAGTTGAGTACTACGTCCCAGAGAACGACCAGTGGACGACCGTCAGTCCAATGAGAGCGGGTCAGTCGGAGGCgggctgctgtctgctggacagGAAGATCTACATCATTGGAGGCTACAACTGGCACCTGAACAACGTCACCAGCATCGTGCAGGTGTACAACACGGAGACGGACGAGTGGGAGAGGGATCTGCACTTCCCAGAATCCTTTGCTGGCATTGCGTGTACACCGATTATACTTCCACAGAACACGACACAACGCTGA